From the Sulfolobales archaeon genome, one window contains:
- a CDS encoding type II toxin-antitoxin system VapC family toxin produces MYLLDSSAIINLVKRGELKVFARSHTLDLALYESLNAIWKEVYLVKNIKRETGLKLIEIISKIFSVVEIHTVRGSEKEIFELSLNEGLTIYDASYIYIAMKEKLMLVTDDKRLREIASKYVKALSSVEMIE; encoded by the coding sequence TTGTATCTATTGGACTCAAGCGCGATCATAAATTTAGTAAAGCGGGGCGAGCTAAAGGTTTTTGCAAGATCACATACCCTAGATCTCGCGCTATATGAGTCTCTCAATGCTATATGGAAAGAGGTATATCTAGTTAAAAATATTAAAAGGGAGACCGGTCTGAAGCTCATAGAGATTATTTCAAAGATCTTCAGCGTAGTAGAGATACATACTGTAAGGGGGTCTGAGAAAGAGATCTTTGAATTATCGCTGAATGAAGGCTTAACTATCTATGATGCATCCTATATCTATATAGCAATGAAGGAGAAGCTGATGCTGGTAACAGATGATAAGAGGTTGAGAGAGATAGCATCAAAGTATGTGAAAGCACTATCATCAGTTGAAATGATTGAATGA